Genomic window (Lycium barbarum isolate Lr01 chromosome 2, ASM1917538v2, whole genome shotgun sequence):
tcatttcataaagtgaatttgtttcctagttagaaaagaggtcattcattttgataCGGACTAAAAgaaaaataggttcacataaattgaaacagagggagtattattttataCAAACACATGTTTTGAAGTTCAAATAATGGCTTCGAAGGCCCTTTTCCCAAACTTAAATATTGTagcgaaaaaaataaaataataaactaAAATATAATATAAAGCCCTATCTCTTCTAAGACATACCCAATAAGTCATTCGtgagtattattattacttactTTATTAAGAGCATGAATTGGGGATGGTTTCGTCGTTCACCTTCAACTCAtgtgtaaagaaaaaaaaatggaccgcatcacctccaaattcatgttaaaaaaaaaaaaaaaaaaaaaaaaaaaaaagtggacctcatattaaaaaaatcaatataaaaaaaaaaaagttcaccctatattaaaaatcaaacaatattcatataattttcaaagtatcccattaagtcaataatggtggattcattgtcatatgcgtatcaacccattagtgggagcaaatgaaattattgtgcagcaaaaaacgtggaccccatattagtgcttttcttcaaaagattaagtagtcaaaccatacaatttcctttcttttcttatattagcctgagatctaatctagatatttaactgttgtatttgctattccgccatgtcatttatctgttatgtttactaaaataaatataattaaaatatttatattttaaaataagatagaacttaattactttttcatttttattcttactctaataaatgtgaaaagagattaatatcgtaaaagaaaaaataatattaaatggatatCAACTAACAAATAAGGTAAATTACTCAAACTATAAtgctaattgacgtttccttaaaaaaatgtgtaaaagacaatatgacaagtaaaatgagctaaaccaagaatattcaccaaaaattaaaaaatagtaattcttcgtttaaatagaaaatcaaatttttaCTTTGTTTCGTTTGAAACGTgtcaaattaatttaataatttgaactagaattatccaaatcaaaatttgataaaaaataataagtattgtttaatTCCAATCTACATATATTAACAATAGCATGTTTTACACCATTAAATTAAtccaattaaaattcaaagtatcaactgttGTTTAAATATTGATATTATTTTGTCTCAAAGATAGGAAAATAATTTCCTTTCAAACAAGacttttcttttaaaaagtattaataaatttttgcaaactttgtattcgtagcaaacactaatataataaagttttggatacggagcacaaactacaatgttatattaatcgagttttgaacataatatacatatatatgcataaaaacagtgtAAATTTATGTATGTTtgttagcaatataaaatatatatatatatatatatatatatattatcactacccaaacacaactacatacacatagatacactataatccaaagtgttgcgCACGGGCATACACCATCTATCCTATTAAAAGAGCTACTCCACTCCAAAGTATGCAAAGGGGTATTGCTAAATGACCTAACTTGTTTTTGACACAAATTGGCACAGTACGTGTATAAAGTTTACATTAATCTTAATGAAGAATGACTTCAACAGTTGGTATTTCCTTTCAAAAAAATTCCATCTAAAACAAAACAATTATTATACTTAAGTAAGTTTAAACTTTTCGTTTTTCAACACCTAAAACTTATAAATAGTCTTGTGTAAAGATTCACTTTAATTTTTCTGGCTcaaatttttatatatttatacatacaCCTAATTTAGCTATACGGTCAACAGATTTATACGACCTACCAATACAAACTACATGTTAATGTACCCTAAAAATATCTAATGCGACCTACAATATGGGTGACTTTGATtaaaacattgaattatctcaattctACATACATCTAGTTAACTATTCGGTCAACTTATTTATAAGACCTACCAATACAAACTACATGTTAATGTAGCCTATAAATATCTTATACGACCTACAGTATGGTTGACTTTGATTGAAACAttaaattatctcaatttagttaagtattaaatttaaaaaatgaaGTAGCCAGTAGTCAACACTATGTTTGACTCTAATTGGAATattaaattatctcaaattagctaagtattagatatAATTGAGTAGCAATTAGAAGGCATTGATTTATTTCAAtcaatttcttttaaaaaaaaaaacagaaaaggtAACAAACAatcaacactatgattgactttGAATGAAAGATTTAATTTAGTAAAAATTTAGATAAGTACTAGATATGATTGAGGAACAATTAGCAAATTTTGATTTCATtcaatcaattttaaaaaaaaaaaagacaaacaaTGAATGAAACAAGCATTCAACGCTACGATCGACTGTAATAACATTGAATTATTTCAATTTAGCTAAATATTATATAGGATTAAGTAAAAAAATTACTAAGTTTTGATTCAATTCAATCATTTTTTAAACAAAATAAACGGGATttcttcaaaaaataaaaataaaattaaaaatacgCAACTTTTGTAtgtaattttgattttttttcctgGTGTTTATAAAATATTCATAGGGTATATTAACATGTACTCAGGTTTTATTGGTAGGCCGCATAACTAGGTCGACGTATACCTAAACTAGGTGTATGTATAAAACAAATTAGAGGGAAAACATGAACTGAATCATTACACAAGATCAATTTATGAGTTCTAGGTATTGGAAGAATGAAAAACTTAAACATATTTAAGTGTAATAATTGCTTTGTCTCGGAgagaaaaaatttgaaaaaaaaaatgtcagaTGTTTGAGCCACTTTTCATTAAGAATAAAGTGGAATTTGTGTCAAAACGAGCTGTGTCATTTAACACTAACCTACGCAAAAACCAACAATTTGCAATATCTTGGAAACAGAAACTGGGATCTCTGCAGAAGAAACCTCAAGACTTTGGAAGCAACAAAATTGTAATTATCATTTCTGTGTGCTTTTGAAACTTCCAAAGTAATTGAGCATGGCACGACCACCTCACAAGTCACAAGTTCCCGTGCTGCAAATTAGAACAACTTCTAGAGTATTAGTACTACTTTATGATGTTGTAGCAGCTGTGATTCATCAGTGAAGATAAATGGAGTATGCTTATGGCAGAAGTATCCTGAAGCTCTTCATGTATAGGGCATGTCAGTTTTTGAAATTCAAAGAAGTTACTAGTACATTGAAATACCATCAGTGCAATCTACTCTGTTAATTAGTTGTTGTCTACAAAAATAGTGATTTAGTGCCACTTGTGTTAaagccaacaaaaaaaaaaaagtgcaactTGTGAATAAAATATTAAGATTGGATAGGATTTGGACAATAAAAAGagcaaaaatttgaaaattatgcTGTGTTCATACTCCATACTCAGCCAAAATGTTGCTATTTATGTGTATAGGCTTCAATTCAATACTTAGCCCACTAACTTGAAGCACTATCTCCATGTCCAGCATGATCTAGGAGAATCACTAAACCATATTGTTTACTGTTTAGAATAAACATCCACTAACTTATCCTCTTCAACCCTTTACTTATTTTACTCCACTTCACTCGATCTTGGAGTTGGATCAGTAGTACTGTCTaacttgatttttgaaaaatcagTAGTGCTTTCACttattttcatgttatttaatACACCCTCCAACCAAGTTGATGGTAAATTAATAGCAGGCCAAGTTTTTAGAAAGTTAAAAATATATGTTTTTAAAGAGAAAGTTGAGATGTATGATCAAGCTTTCGggaaaaaaataagtatttttgaaTAAGAGCGTAAACTGAtctttttgaaaataaaaaatgtATGTTTATTTTTGAAGCACTTTTGAAACATTAGTCAAGCACAAATATAGTTCTAATATTGGTAAACatgttttttttcaaattaattagcaaaaaaaaaaaagttgatctCTAAAAATATTTTTGTCGAAAATACTGATAAAAGCACTTTTCAAATAAGCAGATTATTTTGATTGTCCAAGATTACGTAAGAAAACCATCTATTCCACTGACCACGGACGTGACTTTTCACTCTTCGACAAAAAGCAACTTCATTCCTCAGCtaacataataataattaaaaaagaaaacgACTAGCacactatgagcctgtttggattagcccaaaaaaatgacttttaagcataaatgtttaaagtacttttaagtgttaaagttattttataaataaacagtTATGTGTTTaaataaaagtgcttaaagggtttTAGAAGTAAAggtagtattggaattaacagaaaatataaggaataaaaaagtaaagttgttggtcaaatcaaaatgacttttaagcaaaaaaaaaaaaaatttggggttgagcaacttcttggttttgatttcttttaagcactttttaacttaatttaagctattttctatttttattaaatactcaaataagttaaaaatgacttataagctgatttgaccaacttataagtcaatccaaacgggctctataacTTTTCTCTTTGCAGATGTGCACATAAATCACAATATTTCGCTACCTCAATAATTTTGATCATTGCTCATCACATTAATGCCATCTCCACCTCAACGGTATAGACAGCACATCTAATTAGTATGCAACAAATAATTTTTTAGCAATGTAATGACCCATTGCGCATGTAATTTATGGAAGGCATGCCATTAACCGATGTCATGTGTAAAACTCATCcattcttaattagaaattaatttaaaatttaaaatcagAATTCTCAAAATTTAATTTCGTCTAAATAATTCTAGATAAGAAGTCTATTTCGCTTTATAGATATTTTCCtaatgtttatttttttatacTTAACTTCTGATAAGTTTCGTTAGTCTTTGACAATATCAAGATATAGTGTCATCAATTATCTAGCTATAATGTATGAACTTGAGTCCTTTAATTGCAAGTGACTTTGAATAGTAATTGTGCGCTTTATTGCTGACAAAAAATAGGTACCAGTATCTCGAATTGAGTTACTGAATCTTGTAATAGAACATCAGTTAATTGCAAAAGAAATACAATTTTTAAGATTCACGCTTAAGTAAGTGTCTAGTATACTAACTAAACTAAGGTACGTAATTAGAGCGAGGAACATCAGGTTATAACAAAGCAACAGAGGTTAAATAGCTCtacacaatataaatatgaaTTAAAGGGAACAAATTTTGAATATAATGTGATTAAATATTTGTTTTATGGAAGACAACAAAAAAGCATTTCTTAATTACGAAGTAAACAATGTAAGGAACAAATGTCCTTGCATGTAACAGCTAGTTTGTACACTTGTCAACTTATTTTCACGAGACACATAGCACGTCTCACTCTCTTTGTTGGCAACTGTAAAATGAGTTTAAACTTTCACTTCACTTCTGTACTTCTTGTTCTATATACCACGTGGAGTGTAAAGAATTTCGAGAAAAATAGCTTCAACTTTTGTTCTGATTAAGTCCCTAGAATATTTATAAGAGGCAAAGTACTTGTTTTAATTTGACTCCTGCTGATTCAAGTGGTGACCAAAAGGGGAATATAAAAATGAAGGTTCGTTCTATACTTCTGATTTTACtacttttcactttattttcactgaATCTTCAAAATAGAAGTTTGATTTTTGTACCTTTGGTGTTAGTTTTCAATTAGTCACTCTCACTTTTCTCAGAGAAATTTTGGATTTTACCCAAATTGGTAGTAGTACAACTAAGGAGAATTCTTGAAATTGTAGTAGCAAAATACTATGCATGTGTTTATTTTTGTAAGTTTGTGGATGTAGTGCATATTTAGTGGATTGTAAGTCAGTAAATTTTTTGGTTTAAGTTACTAGTTCATACTAGATATGGGAAATAACGCCTCATAAATCATGCTACTGATGGTGTTAATGCATCCTGTTAGTGGTTGAGTTAATTAGATAACTTTGACGCCTTTAAATATATATTGACATATGCTGTAGtattccgtcccaatttatgtggcggacagtttttcttttctaaaatataaataatattcttttcatattttatattattaattattgtgatttataacattttttttatgtaataattttcaaatatgtaaattttattttaaaaacattTATCTATTTGGCTTTTTTCACCTTTTTGGAAAAAAAgtttactttatttgaaaatcagtgtttCTCCGtggaaatttcaaatacaacctgaagttctatttgagaTTTGAAAAATACCTAAAATCTTTGTTTgaatattcaaacaaccaaatattctttgaaaAAACTATAAACAAACACAACTCCATCGCCAACTCCAACTTCAAGTCAAAATTCCAAatgaagtgaaaaatatttgatcttcatggccaaacgcctacttaaagaTCTTATGTCCGTATTCACGATCAACATTAAGAAATTTGACACAtaatttgggacagagggagtatttggtTTATGTGTGAGAAGATTGCAGCAAACGTTTCTTTGCTCTAAATGTATAATTCGAGTAAGAACTTTTGGAACATTGTCTTGGAGGGTTTTAACTTATATATGCTAACAGTAATTTTACACACCAGCTCTGTAATTTAACATGATGTAGCACCTAGTCTGTTAGTAATTTCACTTTTTACGGATGCTACCTGTAATTATCTTTTAGCTAATTCTGAGTGTGTTGAAGTTACAACAACTAATAGTACTCCCTCCTCCCAAGATACTAGTCACGTTTCGGTTCTCGAGAGTCAATTAGACTAATTTTCGGAGCTAAATTAGATTAGTTTAATTCAttgttttaaaattaaaatttagatatgcAGAAATTATAcaaaaaagtactataagttgcaattatTTTCATATCAATATGacaaaaaatacatcttaaaatgttggtcaaagttcaaGTAGTTAGACTCTTGAGAAGCGAAATGTCACAAGTATTTTGGGTCGAAGGGAGTACGTTTTTGTCTCAAAAAAGTTGGGGTCGGCTAAAAACAGTAGTGAACTCGAAAATGTGCTAACAAAAGTAGTATTGTACTTTATGCATGTGAAGGTTCACGAGACTCGATCTCAAGCGCATGCAGCAAGTGAAGAGAAAAAGGTGACGAGGAAACAAAAGGCAGAGAGCAAGAGCCAAGACTCTGCCTCACCCAAAAAGGCAAAAACTGAAGAAGATGCTGGCCCGGAAGATGGAAAATCGATGGCCGATATTAAAGCCGAGTTTGAGAAGTTCTGTAAGACTATAATCGAGCATCTCTCAGTCAAGCAAATGCGTGAAATCCTTGAAGCAAATGGCCAGCATTCCGCTGGTGACGATGATGCTGTTGTTCCTAGATGGTAAGTAAATACagtgtgttaaaaaaaaatgttgcacCATAATGACTGTATAATTGAGATGAACTTCTGCATCATAAAGGTGATGAATATTATTCACTCTGATTCATTTTCTGTGGCATTAGTACAATTTATGGTGTCAAAAAAGTGGTTCTTCTTTTTAACAATTGTTCTTTCCGAGtatttttaatattttgaatCTTTAACTATTgtatagtttctaaatatgtaaatttagtttaatatatatatatatatttgcactGTATAGCCGTCCACCAAAATAATAGCCCCtaaatgtatattttttgtatattaatgtatgtatacatatacatattttatacataactaGAGTATATTTTTTGTACATATGGCTAGCAGTTGTAGTTATTTTGACAAGCGGCCAAATGTGTAACTTTCCCTTTCAAAAATTTTATATTTGAAACCAGAACGACTCCAAATCCCGCTACATAAAAATGGAACGGAGGTAGTGTATATAATCTATAATAATATTGGACCGAGATAGACTAAAGTTGAGTGACCGGACCTATGTGAATTCAATTATTCATATAGCTGAATTTTAGACTAAAGTTGAGTGACCGGACCTATGTGAATTCAATTATTCATATAGCTGATCTTAAAATTGAGGCATAGTTATTGTTGTTTCATGCGCGGTTTATTGTGATTCTTCCTTACTCAACCTTCTCTTGCACAGTCAAGACATAATGTTCTTTGGGCCGCTGGACAATTGTCCCATTTGTGGTGGCAAGTTGGAATGTGATGGCGACAGTTATCATTGTGTTGGAGATTATAGCGAGTGGTCGAGTTGTATTTACAGCACTAGGGAACCACCAAGAAGAGACGAGTCTCTCAAACTCCCTAAATCTGTTGAAAGTACTCCGATCTCCCCTAAATCTGTTGAAAGTACTCCGATCTCCGATGTAATGTCGTAAAACTTCTCTTTACATCTCTTGTTGTGAGATGGAAAAATTTGACCATTTCTGTATGTTCTCGTAGCTGATCAAGAAATGTGGAGACCCCAAAAAGAGCCGTCCCCGAAGGGAAATATCTGCCCCAAGAAAGCCATTTGATGGAATGATGATATCTCTAGCTGGTCGTCTCACTCGAACCCATGTATGTACTTCAGTTTATGTCAATTTGGCCTCATTTTCATGTATGTTCATGTTGATAAGAGTTTGTTCTCTCTGCACAGCAATACTGGAAATCGAAAATTGAGAAATATGGTGGAAAAGTGAACAACGCTATCACTGGTAACTGTTCAGTTTAATTTTGTTATGTATTTTGACTTTCCTAAGTTGCTTGGAAACTAAAAGTGTTCCCTCTGGCAGGGGTGTCTTGCCTAGTAGTTTCTCCAGCTGAGCGAGATCGCGGTGGCTCATCTAAAGTAGCTGAAGCTGTGTATGTATATTTAATTGACACTTCATTAGTTGGATTAATTATTGGGCCTTTCATATTGTAACGATAGGTGCCAGAGGTGGATCCAGTATTTGATCTTGCTAAATTTAATTTTTATGTTCTTACCATTGAACCTATTGCACTTTTGCAATTATGGGCTTTGAACTTAATTTTATAGATAGAGAGAAATTGATGCATAATATGCACTCTAAAAATTAGAGAAATTGACATAAATGACCACCTACCAAAATAATAGCCAACAACTGTATATTTATGTACATTAAtgcataatatacataaaatgtacattttgaTACATAATAGTGTGTATTTATTGTATGTTTGGCTAAagaatgtaattattttttgcCAACGGGTCAAATGTGTAACTTTCCCAAAAATTTATTGGGTTCAGCTGAACTGGGTGTGTTGCATTCGCCTCCGATATGAAGTATTATTGTTTCTCAGGGAGAAGGGTATACCCGTGGTGAGGGAGGCTTGGTTGAGTGATAGTATTGAAAAGGAACAAGCCCAGCCTTTAGATGCATACGACATTGCCAGTGACATTGCGGTAGAAGGTAGAGGTATTCCCCTTGATAAGATGGATCCGAGTGCGGAGGCACTCGAAACCATAACATCTGAGGTATGCTTGACCCTTTTACTCATTTTTGCTACTTAACTTTGAGGGTTGCTTCAAATATTGTCTTTTGTTTGTTGCAGCTTAAAGTGTTTGGAAAAAGAGGGGTCCACAAAGACACGAAGATGCAGGATGAAGGCGCAAGAATATTGGAGAAAGATGGGCTATTGTATAATTGTGCATTGTCTGTTTGCAACCAAAAGAACAAACTCAACAAGTAATGCCCGCAAGTTCTGCAGTTTTTTTAGTTCTTAAATAGTCTCTACTGCTACGGAAAGTGATTTTTCGAATTGGTGCAGCTTCTGTATTATGCAACTCATCATGTCACCGGAGAATCGTTTGCATATGTACTATAGAAAGGGAAAAATCGGTGATAGCATAAGAGCGGACGACAAGCTAGAGGAGTGGGAAAATGTTGATGATGCAATTAAGGAGTTTGCTAGGCTCTTTGAAGAGCTGACCGGAAATGAGTTTGAATCCTGGGAAAGGGAAAAGAAGATTCAGAAGAAACATCACAAGTTTTTCCCTATCGATATCGTATGTCCCTTCTTAAATAATTTTgttctttgaaaacacttatgtAGCATTTGCTAAACATTATAGCATGATTCAACTGTGTAGGATGATGGAGTAGAGGTTAGGCATGGAGCGCTCGGACTAAGGCAACTTGGTTCTGCCGCTGCACATAGTAAGCTTGATCCCGCGGTAGCAAATTTCATGAAAGTCCTTTGTAGTCAGGAGATCTACAGGTATTACTCCGTTCAAATTGCATGCGGTTTCTATCATTTTCTTGCACCTGAAACAAACTTAAGTCTCGTATGCTGGATGAAGGTATGCTTTAATGGAGCTGGGACATGATTCACCGGAAATTCCTACAGGGATGCTTACAGATCTTCATTTGAGAAGATGTAAGGCTTTCTGGACTTCATGCGTTTGTTATTCGAGGTAATGAACCTTCCAAGAATTCATATACCTTGCGTCTACAGGTGAAGAAATTATCCTGCATTTCGTGGAGAAAGTAAAAACAATGAAGGAGACAGGACAGGCAGCAGAGGGTGTTTGGTATGAGTTCAGTCAAAGATGGTTCACGCTCTTGCCGTCTACAAGGCCTTTTACTTTTAGGGACTATGCTGATCTTGCTGAGCATGTAAAATCCATTTCTGTGTTTTTCCCCAAATCTTTAGCATTATATATTTAGGTATTTATCTTACTGTTTGCAAATTATCAAGGCTGCATCTGCCTATGAAACTGTTCGGGACATCAATGTTGCCTCGCGTATTATAGAAGACATGTCTGGCTCTACGCTTGATGATCCTCTCTTTGAGCGTTACAAGAAACTAGGCTGTTCTGTTTCTCCCTTGGAGAAAGAATCAGATGACTACAAAATGATATCGAACTACTTGGAGAAAACTTACGAGCCGGTTAGAGTTGGAGATATGGTAAGATTTATTTTCCTTTCCAACTTGTCTCTTTCAAATTTTTGAGCCGTATGTATGGTCTAAAATGCATGTTTCACCAGAGCTATGGGGCATCAGTTGAGAATATATTTGCTGTTGAACTTAGCGCTTGCCCTTCCCTTGATGAGATCAAGAAATTGCCAAACAAAGCTCTTCTTTGGTGTGGTAAGTAATCTCTAAAAATTGGCATATACATCTGGGCTGATGATTGTTTCATGACGATGAATGCTATTGTTGATCAAATGATATTGACGTCAGGTACAAGGAGTTCAAATCTTTTGAGGCACTTGCAGAAAGGTTTCTTGCCTTCAGTTTGTTCACTTCCCGTGTCGGGATACATGGTAGAGAAATTCATCTACTACGAAATATTTTTAGTTTTACATATTCACTCACGGTTAATATATGTGAGCAGTTTGGAAGAGCCATCGTTTGCTCGGATGCTGCAGCAGAAGCAGCAAGATTTGGTTTCACAGCTATAGACAGGCCGGAAGGTTTCTTGGTATTAGCAGTTGCTTCGCTAGGAGAAGCAGTTAAAGAGTTTTCGAGTCCTCCTGAGGTAGTAAAGAGGTTATTGAAGAAAAATACGTACTCAAATATTAGTTTGTTGTTCGATCTGATCGTCTTATTTTTTATATTTGCGAGCAGGATACTGGAGACTTGGAAGAGAAGAAAATTGGAGTAAAAGGACTTGGAAGGAAGAAGACCGATGAGAACGAGCATTTTGTCTGGAAGGATGATATTAAAGTACCTTGTGGTAAGCTGATTCCGTCGGAGCACAAGGATAGCGTCCTCGAGTACAATGAATATGCTGTCTATGACCCAAAACAGGTAAAAGACATTATACCATTGTCAATATATGAGATTAGTAACATGgatgaattttattttttaacgTCGTAAAGTGTATGCAAGTTGGATCCAAATCATGGAGGCTATTGCTTGTTTGTGGTTAGAAGTTTAATTAATATAGGGAAAATTACCTTTTTGGACCATCTAAAAAAATAATAGCTGacaaatgtatatgttttgtgtatagagtataaatatacatgtaatatacatattttatacataaatatacataatcagtgtatatgtTTGTATGTTTTGGCTAACGCTCGTAAATAATTTCGGCTGACGGCCCAAAAATGAAAAACCCTTTAGCTTACGCTCTTGTTTTATTGACATTTTACTATtgttctttttctcaaggtgagcATAAGGTACTTGGTGGCAGTGAAGTTTGACGAGCAAGGTGTAGTATGTGATACAACTGAGCCCGAGCAATAGTGGAAAATGGACCAGACAAGTGTTGTGCATGACTGCATGCCATATTTTGCTTCTTCTCCTATGCTTACCACAAGGGACTTTAGTGGTTTTTGTTTTTGGCAAGGAAGGAAAATGACTTTGTTTTGTGGATGATGTACGTAGTTCCCTTATGTGGTAGATGTTAACCTCGTTTTGTGTATGATGTACATAGTTCTCTTATGTTGTAGATGTTAAGCTGTTCCCTTTTCTTTTACTTATTGCTGCAACTACTTTGTGTTGGTCCATGTATGACCACACGCTCTTTCTTTGTCCTGAAATATTTCTCATTTTCTGGCCCATTTGACATTATTTATTGTCGAAGCTTTCGGCTATCTgttcctcatattctaggagccAGGCACACTATTTCTAAAATGAAAAGTAAATGAGTTTATTAATAAGGAATCAATCAAGATAAGTATAGTATTCGAATTAAAAGATCTGTCTCGAAGCCCTGGTGGCATCTTGCTTCAAGTTGAGTGCGCACCCCTCTAAAAATCTCTTAAGACATGAGAAATGATCGACGTAGCATCGTCCGGATCGAAAttgtaatattaaaatatttagaGGTTAAATAAAGAAAATTAGGAGCTAAACATAAACAAAAGAGGTTTTCCAAAAGGATAAGTCATACCTGATTCCCTCAGGCTCGATGAGGAGTCTGTTATACATGCTCTCACGCCAGGTTGTGGAGCATCATGACCATGTGTAGCTGAGTGATTCGTGGTAAGAGTGTCGGGCTCAGAGCTACTATCTCAAAGGTAAAGATCTAATAGACCAAACTAATGGGGTATTCTCCGAAGTAGCATGTGATCTAATCGGGCTAGGAATGGGGTATTCTCCGAAGTAGCATGTGATCTAATCGGGCTAGGAGTAGTTGTCGGAGTTCCACTAGATGGCAATCGCTGAGGTATGAAAGGCAACTGAGTGAAGCCTTGTGGAGCAGCATAATCCGTCGGCACACCATCAGAGGGGTGTAGAAGCGTTTGACTGTAGCCTTGGGTCAGCCAAGTATAGTGATGCAACAAAGCGGCCTATGGTGGGAGAGATGGCGGCGGGGAGTTAGATCTAATATGTATTGCTATGTTTGATGACAAAAGGTTATATCGCTATAAATGGTAAATATTAATCTATTATAGCATGACCATATAAAAAGCCCTAGGTACCACACACGACACATTTAAGCCAAAAAGTTATGAATGGCAGTAACACGCAAGGCCTATATTAGTATTTCCTAAGTCCTAATTCTAGCCCTAATCAAAATAAACTCATAGGTCAGAGGGCAGTTAGTGAGCG
Coding sequences:
- the LOC132626255 gene encoding protein ADP-ribosyltransferase PARP3-like isoform X2 — protein: MKVHETRSQAHAASEEKKVTRKQKAESKSQDSASPKKAKTEEDAGPEDGKSMADIKAEFEKFCKTIIEHLSVKQMREILEANGQHSAGDDDAVVPRCQDIMFFGPLDNCPICGGKLECDGDSYHCVGDYSEWSSCIYSTREPPRRDESLKLPKSVESTPISPKSVESTPISDLIKKCGDPKKSRPRREISAPRKPFDGMMISLAGRLTRTHQYWKSKIEKYGGKVNNAITGVSCLVVSPAERDRGGSSKVAEAVEKGIPVVREAWLSDSIEKEQAQPLDAYDIASDIAVEGRGIPLDKMDPSAEALETITSELKVFGKRGVHKDTKMQDEGARILEKDGLLYNCALSVCNQKNKLNNFCIMQLIMSPENRLHMYYRKGKIGDSIRADDKLEEWENVDDAIKEFARLFEELTGNEFESWEREKKIQKKHHKFFPIDIDDGVEVRHGALGLRQLGSAAAHSKLDPAVANFMKVLCSQEIYRYALMELGHDSPEIPTGMLTDLHLRRCEEIILHFVEKVKTMKETGQAAEGVWYEFSQRWFTLLPSTRPFTFRDYADLAEHAASAYETVRDINVASRIIEDMSGSTLDDPLFERYKKLGCSVSPLEKESDDYKMISNYLEKTYEPVRVGDMSYGASVENIFAVELSACPSLDEIKKLPNKALLWCGTRSSNLLRHLQKGFLPSVCSLPVSGYMFGRAIVCSDAAAEAARFGFTAIDRPEGFLVLAVASLGEAVKEFSSPPEDTGDLEEKKIGVKGLGRKKTDENEHFVWKDDIKVPCGKLIPSEHKDSVLEYNEYAVYDPKQVSIRYLVAVKFDEQGVVCDTTEPEQ